The Synchiropus splendidus isolate RoL2022-P1 chromosome 1, RoL_Sspl_1.0, whole genome shotgun sequence genome includes a window with the following:
- the LOC128752617 gene encoding cytochrome P450 2J2-like, translating to MESLLAQLGLDCSSLLLFLCIFLLVFDVVKYGNPKNFPPGPWPLPFIGDMHRLDPHNIHLQLAALSQKYGRIFSLRLFGVRVVVLNGYKVFREAIVVNAEDYMDRPNLPLLEEALRHRGLLMTNSYLWKKQRRFALHNLRNFGLGKRKLEPIIQEEANYLAETFDQHQGKPFDVHCHLHRAVANIIFRLLFAERFEYDDEKYHHILDLYNKIQDVQESAWVPIYNTIPWLLKWFPGPHQMFMTAMKSIIEFKAQKIKEHGQTLDPTSPRDYTDSFLIEMMQNIDRDAGFDVENLAFNTMDLALAGSVTTATTLRWALKYITHDPHVQERVHAEIDAVIGTSRQPSIADRDNMPYTNAVIHECQRMGNVVPLNVMHMTAKETKLDKYTIPKGTLIIPSLDSVLHDDTVWETPHSFNPGHFLDKDGNFRRRDAFVPFSAGKRVCVGEQLARMELFLFITTLMQRFSLSLPPGEQPSLEYTFGLVRRPKDSLLCAVPR from the exons ATGGAGTCTCTTCTGGCGCAGCTCGGCTTGGACTGCAGCAGCCTTCTCttatttttgtgcatttttctcCTGGTGTTTGACGTCGTCAAGTATGGAAACCCGAAAAACTTCCCTCCCGGTCCCTGGCCACTTCCTTTTATTGGGGACATGCATCGTTTGGATCCCCACAACATTCACCTACAGTTGGCAGCG CTTTCACAGAAGTACGGAAGAATATTCAGCCTTCGTCTCTTTGGTGTGCGAGTTGTGGTCTTGAACGGCTACAAGGTGTTCAGAGAAGCCATAGTTGTGAACGCGGAGGATTACATGGATCGCCCCAACTTACCGCTCCTCGAAGAAGCCCTTCGTCATCGAG GTCTGCTCATGACAAATTCCTATTTGTGGAAGAAGCAGAGGAGATTTGCTCTTCATAATCTCAGGAATTTTGGCCTCGGAAAGAGAAAACTAGAGCCGATAATCCAGGAAGAAGCCAACTATCTCGCAGAGACCTTCGACCAGCATCAAG GCAAACCTTTTGATGTCCACTGCCACTTACACAGAGCCGTGGCCAATATTATATTTCGCCTATTGTTCGCTGAACGATTTGAGTACGACGACGAGAAATACCACCACATTCTTGACTTGTACAATAAGATACAAGATGTTCAGGAATCTGCCTGGGTACCG ATTTACAACACGATACCTTGGTTACTGAAGTGGTTCCCTGGACCTCATCAGATGTTCATGACTGCGATGAAGTCCATTATTGAATTTAAAGCCCAAAAGATAAAAGAGCACGGACAAACTCTGGACCCGACCTCACCAAGAGATTACACTGACTCCTTCCTGATAGAAATGATGCAG AATATTGACAGAGATGCAGGTTTTGATGTGGAGAATTTGGCTTTTAACACCATGGACCTGGCACTTGCAGGATCTGTAACCACGGCCACGACTCTGAGATGGGCTCTGAAATACATAACGCATGATCCACATGTGCAAG AGAGGGTCCACGCTGAGATTGACGCTGTCATTGGCACATCCCGACAACCGTCCATTGCAGACCGAGACAACATGCCGTACACCAACGCAGTGATCCACGAGTGTCAGAGGATGGGCAACGTTGTGCCGCTGAATGTGATGCACATGACGGCCAAGGAGACCAAACTGGACAAATACACGATACCCAAG GGAACGCTTATCATCCCCTCGCTGGACTCCGTTCTTCACGATGACACGGTGTGGGAAACTCCACACTCCTTCAACCCTGGACATTTCCTGGATAAGGATGGAAACTTCCGGAGGAGAGATGCCTTTGTCCCTTTTTCAGCAG gcaaacgtgtgtgtgttggggagcAGCTGGCAAGGATGGAGTTGTTTCTCTTCATCACCACCCTGATGCAaaggttctctctctctctgcctcctggAGAGCAGCCAAGTCTGGAGTACACCTTCGGGTTAGTTCGCCGGCCAAAAGACAGCCTCCTCTGCGCTGTCCCTCGATGA